The Anaerotignum propionicum DSM 1682 sequence CTCGGATTGTTTGAAGCAGTCTGCGGACAAGGTCATCGTCAAACTCTCGTTTTAAGTAGTTGATTTTTTTCGTGTAGCTATTCATCTCCTGCAGACGCTGTTCATAGGCTTCTGCCAGGTGTCGTTCTTGAAGCACCTTTGTCTTTTTCTTCCTTAGCTCCTTGATTTCATCTGCGATAATGCGGTATTTTTTATCAAATGTATCATCTGCACACTCGGTTTTGGCGCTTTCCTCGATAAGTTTCATCATTCCCTGTTGAAGCTGTTCGATTTGCTCATCGTATTCCGTAGGCTCTGCCTGTGCTGAGTAGTTTCCGATGATACGGATGACATTTTCTCGAAATGCCTGCACAAATTCTCCCTGATCCTCTACCACGTTATTAATTGCGGTCATAATGGCTTCATGGAGGCTGTCTTCTTTCAGGGTGGGGGAATGCTTGCATCTCTTAGAACCGTGCTTGAGGCGGTTGTCACAGCGCCACACGGCTTTTTTCACACCATACTTCGACCATACCTGCCTGCGGTAGGGCTGACCGCATTCTGCACATACCATAATGTCGGACAGCACATATTTGGCGCTGTACTTACCTTTGACAGAAGGTGCATCTGCTTTTTTAGATGCAGGTCGGTAGATCGCACCCCTTCGTGCCTTTTCCTCTTGTACTCGGTGGTACAACTCCTTTGGGATAATCGCTTCATGGTTATCCTCTATGTAGTACTGCGGTTCGATACTTTTATTTATCACTTTTTTCTTCGTCAGAAAATCCACTGTATAGGTTTTCTGCATCAGGGCATCACCCATATATTTTTCGTTAGCTTGTGTCAAGACATACATAAAAAAATAACTTAATCTTTTATACAGTCTTTAAAGTTCCAAACAATTTCAAGGCTATTATCGGGAAAAACCTTTATTGTTTGAATCAACTCTGCTACAAGCTGTTGGGTAAGTTCCTGCACTCCTGCATATTTGCCTAAATGTTTTGCTGCATTATCCTTAACTACGTAAGTATCATTTAGTTTTTGAAGTAACGCTGTTTTCTCATGTTCAAAATCTGTTTTCTTTTGAGATAACTCCGCCGTTTTTTCTTTGAAATCTTCTTTTAACAACTTGCCATCTGCCAAACTCTCAAAGAGTAAAGTCTTTTTACAATCAAGCTGTCTTATCTGTTTTTCTATGCATTCAATTTCAACTTGAAAACTGCTTTTATCGGATTTACCATTCTTAATATCCTCAAAAATAAATAATCTAATTTTCCTTTGCATTTCAGACAGAACAAAATCCTTTAGCTGTTGTTCATTGATACGAACATCTTTACACTCACAAAAAGTAACAAACCTTCTTGTTGCGCAACGATAACAAGGTTCTTTTATGTTTTTGAAAAAAGTAAGCGTTCGCCCACAATGCTCACATTTTAATAATCCTTTAAACAGGTTATAGTCTGCGATTGTATATGGCTTAGGCCTATATGGTTTCATGACCAGCTGTGCTTGCTTCCATACATCTCTTGAAACAATTGGCTCATGAGCATCTTCACAGATTATCCATTCACTTCTGGGAAGAAGCATAGTTTTCTTTGTGTTAATATCAATCTTCGTACGTTTGCGACTTATTTGTTTACCTGTATATCGCTCATCGCTAAGGTAACGATGAACAATGGCATTCGTCCAAATAGTGTTTTCGCTGCTTAATTTCCACCCTCTCATTTTGTCTGTACCTTTTTCTTTATGGTACATATAAGGAGAAGGCACACCTTCGGTATTAAAAATCACAGCAATTTGCGTTGGTGTTTTCCCTTCACAAGCAAGCTCAAATATTCGTTTCACAATAGGCGCGGTTTCGGGACTTGGTATTAACTTGTTTTTCTCGATTTCCGAACGCATATAACCATACAATGGCAAAGTACAAAGATATTCACCTTTTTGAAACTTAGATTTCTGCACTGCTCGTATTTTCTGGGAAATATCTCGGCTATACATTTCATAAATCAAAGCCTTTAGCCCTACATCAATGCTTGCGGTACTACCTTTATAGTCTTTACTGTCGTAATCTTCATTGACTGCAATAAATCGCACGCCTAAAAAGGGAAATACTTGATCAATATAATTTCCAACTTCAATAAGGTTTCTACCAAATCTGGAAAAGTCTTTGACCATTACGACATCAATTGTTTTACCAGTCAACTTTAGCAGTTTATTCAGTGCAGGGCGGTCAAAAGTTGCTCCGCTATATCCATCATCAATAAACTCCAAAACTTCATAGTCTTGTAGGTCTTTATTTGTGGAAATGTAGTTTATAAGCAAATCCCTTTGATTAGAAATGCTGTTACTTTCCCCTTCATTTATATCTTCATTTGATAGTCTGAGATATATCGCAATGGTTTTCATTATGCAGCACCTCCCACAAACTCAGTGAGAATCGCTAATTCATCAGCGAATTTCCATACAATTTCTACATCGTTATATCCACTAACAATGATTTTATCAATCATCAGCTCAATAAATTCACGACTTAATACTGTGGTATCTTTTTGCCCTCTAAAAGCCTTGATCCACTCATTTTGTGGGGATAATATTTTTCCATCTAAAACTTGTGCTTTTAGCAATCTGTTTTTGGCTTCTTCCAGTTCCTCAGCCTGTTTTAGATAATCGGACTTCAAGCGATTGTACTCTACTAGTTGTATGGTCCCGTCAGTGTAATTTTCAAAAAGTGCTGTACATAACAGCAAGTTCTTAGTAATCAGCTTTTCCGTATTTACTAAATCGGTTTTGATTTTTTTCTGTTTTGCTATGTATTTTTTTGTACTTTTCAGCTTTTTCAATTTATCTTCCAATGAAAAAGTCAACTCTACTTGTGCTCTCAAACTTAAAAGAATGGCATTGATAAGCTCTGGCTCACCCAAGCATTTTTTGCTGCATTTAGATAGCTGTAAATTGTGTGCGTATTGATTACAAAGAAAGACATAGCGTGTCTTAGCAGATTTTTTTGCATTTTTATAGCGTATCATTTTTTGCCCACACTCATCGCAAAACACCTTGCCTTTAAAAATATTTTCTGTAAAAGGATATTTCTCGCTGTTCGCCTTCCGCTTTTTGGCAACCTCATCAATCGTATTTCCTAATCTGCGAAAAGTTGCTTCATCAATAATCGCCTCGTGCGTACCATACACCACTATATACTGTTTTTTATCTTTCTTGGTAAGGGGTAACCCGTTGCAAAGGGATTCCACTGTTTTTCCCTGCGTCACATTTCCTGTATAAGTAAAGTTATTTATAATTTGCTTTACCATTTGTCCTTGCCACATTGTAGCTTTTCCCGTTGGAATTTTCTTTGCCTTGTATCTAGAGTTTTGGTAATTATATACCGATGGCGAGGGAATACCCATTTCATTTAGTTTTCTTGCAATTAAAATATAACCAATGCCTTCAATTTTCCACTTGAAAATTTCCTTTACGATAGGCGCTGTTACAGGATCAATCATTAAATGGTTTTTCTTATCTGGATTTTTCATATAACCATAGGGAGCAAAGGCTCCGATATATTCGCCATTTTGCTGTTTCTGGTGAAGAACAGTGGCCGACTTATGAGATATATCCTTTGCTACTAAGCTATTGACGATATTTTTAAGGGAGGCAACCATATCATCACTGCTACTATTTTTCAGGGTATCATAATTATCGGTGATAGCAACAAAGCGTACATTTAAAAACGGAAATATCTTTTCAAGATAATAGCCTGTTTCAATGTAGTTTCTACCAAAACGGGATAAATCCTTTACTACGATACAATCTATCTTTCGATCTCTCACATCGTCCATCATCTGCTCAAAGGCTGGTCTTTGAAAGTTTGTGCCTGTAAAACCGTTATCTTGGTAAAGTGAATACAGTTTCATATCCTTTTGAGCATTAACAAACTGCTCCACCATATATTGCTGTGTTTCAATGGTTTCACTGCTGTTTGTGCCACTATCCTCTATAGAAAGACGGATATAAATTGCTGTATTGTAAACGTGTTCTATTGGTTCCAAGATCGCCTGAGCCTTGTTTTTTCTGCTTACTCTTGCCATTATTATACCGCCTCCTTCACTTTATTTCGGGGCGATATTTCTTTTTCCATACTTTGAATGAAAGAAAGAGCAAGGTCAAAATTGTACTGGTATTTAAAGCTGATTTCAAGCCTTTTATCGTCATAAACCGTAATTTTGTTAATGAGATTGACCGCTATTTTTCGGTCAATGGTGTCAATATTTTGGTAGAGCTTGAATTTTTCTATCCACAAGGTTTCCTCGGTACGATTTTTTATCAGTTTATCAATTTCTTGCTTTAAATTTGTAATTGCCAATTCTGCGGATTGTTGCTTTTCATCATAAACATACTTCAAACGAAGATACTCATTTTTATCCAGGATACTGTCAGAAAGATTTTCAAAAAGTGCTGTTTTTAAATGCTCATATCGTTTTACCTCATCTTCCTTGCTGATAATTTGAACATTTAGTTTCTTTACATTGGTACTTTTATATGGAAGGGTGTCAATGTATTTCAGTATGCGTTCCATCTCCACAATATTTGCAATGTGTTGTCTTAACGCAACCAAAATACCATCGGTAATGGCTGTATCACTGATGCGATGGCTAGTACACTTCTTTGTAATTCTATTTTTACCACACATATAGTAAAAATAGGTTTTCCCATTCCTGCATACACTGCTGCGAACAAGCTGATTGCCACAATCTGCACAGTAGAGAAGTCCCGAAAAGGTATAAACCTCTGTTTTGTGTGGAGCAACCCTTGTATCACTGTTTAAGAGTTCATTGACAATGGCAAATTCCTCGTTTGTGATAATAGGTTCATGATTATTTTCAATCCTTATCCATTCATCACTTGGCTTCGTTACCGTCTTTTTCACCTTATGATTTGGGGTCGTGCGTTTCCCTTGCACCAAAGTCCCCACGTAAAATTCATTTTTGAGTATACGCCCAATAGCCACGGCCGACCATTTTGCTTTTGCATTGGTTTGGAAACTTGTTTGATATTCCATCCCACAGAATTTTTTATATTCCATAGGGGACAGAATATCAAGCTCATTCAGCTTGTCGGCTATTCTCTGCTGACTTTGCCCCTCGATTTTCCATTTGAAAATATCTCGGACAATATCAGCAGCATAGTCATCTATCACAAGTTTATGTCTATTTTCGGGGTGCTTAAAATACCCATAAACAGCAAAAGAGCCAATGAAATCGCCCTTTTTGCGTTTGATTTCCAACTGGCTCCGAACCTTTATCGAAATATCACGCAAGTAAGCATCGTTAATCAAACTGAGAAACGGCAGTAAAATATTATCACTTTGACTTCGACCATTGATACTATCAAAGTTTTCATTGATAGATATCACTCTGATACTCAAAGCAGGAAACACTTGATCTATGTATTTTCCCACTTCCACAAAGTTACGACCAAAGCGTGATAAATCCTTTACCACAATGCAGTTGATAACACCATTCTCTGCATCTTCAATCATTTTCTTTACAGCCGGCCTGTCAAAGTTGACACCACTGTATCCATCATCAATTCGTTCCGAAACAACCTCGATGTCCGGCTTGTCCTTTAGAAAATGATGAATCAAATCTCTTTGATTGCCGATACTGTCGCTTTCTGATTTATCCCCATCTTCTTTCGAAAGACGGAGATAGATACTTGCACGATATTTTGTATCTGTATTTAATTTGTCCATTTTGAAACCTCCATTATGTACCCGAAAAGATCGGAACGATTGCATCGCAATCGGCATTTTCAAAAAGAAAATGTACTGAGTAAATGTAATTCCCCAAAAACATTCACAATGGATTTTCAAAGGTTTGCTTATTTGGTTTTAAAGATATCACTTTAAAGCACTAAAGTCAACACTGTTCCATTGCATTTAAAAAATCACATTGTCGAAAGGTAATGCTCCAATCTATCCTCTAAAGTTGCCGATGTATTTTCGGCAAAAGATACCTTTACTACCAAATCACCACATTTGTAGCAATATGGGTTGCCTATCTGCTCAATAAAGCTACGAAGTCGTTCCTCTTTGGGAAGTGCTATATCTACAACAACATCGTTAATATCTTTGAGTGTGGAACGGTTAACGGTTCTCACATCTACCTTTTTCATTGCTTCAAAATCAATACCATTCATATTCATAACCTCCAAATCTTTTTTCATTTCTTAATCAAATACAACACCATGCCCCACAAGAAGTTATTACCTTGTGGGGACAAGTCTTGCATCTCACCAGATACAAGAGGACAGAGAATTTGTGTTTATTCAAAAATAAACTATCTGCCCTTTGTAATCGTTCTTTATATGAAGCTGTATCGTATTTTCGGATAATGGGTATCTGAAAGAAGTCAGACCACCGAAGGTGGCTTTTGCAAAGCAAAAGTACTGAAGGATTATCCTACTGCTCGCCCCCGATACGGGAGTATAGAAGTTAGCTTACAGGTTTATTCATCACAAGTGATGATGCAGGCTGCATTATTCCGCCGATAGGTGTTATGACAGGTGACTAAGCTGTCCACCATATTCGCAGAATATCCCTTTTACCGTTGGACACGGATTGATGTTTTGCTTTACTTGTTGTCTTGGCATATTACACAGAACCACTGTTTTTAGAAGTCCATAGACTGATCGCTCGTACCCTTTGAAATTATCTTTTTACAAGGTGAAACACCTTGCAGGGGGTCTTGACGGTCTTACTTCGGTGCTCACACAAGTAAAGCAAAAACTTCTATACCGATATTCAATTTTCAAGCTGCAACGAGGGAATAAACCTTAGTAAATTTACCCCTCTACTATATAGGACAGAAGTAGGGCCGTTTTGAAGTATGTTTTATAAAGAATTTTTTAATTCCTCTAGTTTTTTGATTACAGTATCAACTGAATACTTTACTGCTCTTTCCGAGCAATGTTCTTTTGCTGCAATTTCAGTAAAGGAATAGCCTAAAATACGATTGAGATAAAATCTTCTTTGCTGAACAGGTGTGCAGCTTTTAATCACATCAACAGCGGATTTTAATTCTTGCCTTTGCATAGCTCTTTCTTCCAAGGATGTTGTGCGAAGGCTATGTAAATATCCAGCAATATCACTTTCCACATCTTCATCAAAAGCGTGTCTTTCTTTCTCTTTGCGCAAACGCGCAATCTCTTTTCGTTCTTCTTCAAAAAGTTCAAATATTTCAACTGAAACCTTAACTTTAATTTCTTCGCCTTGCAAATTTGTTATTGTTACATAAAATGGCATTATATTTTCCTCCATTATTTTGAATTTATTTTTATGGACAAATTCAAACAGGAGGAGAACGACAACCATGTGCTACTTTTTTAAAACTGCAAACAGAAAACAGTGCTATACCTTTAGGGTAAAAAGGCATAACACTGTTTAATTTAAAATTATCAGTTGTTATAATAACATTATTCGACAAAATGTAGATGTATGGCACAATAACACCTCTTGGAGGAGCTATTCTTGCCCTTGTGGTCATCCTAAGATGGCTATCATAATTCCTCAGTTGCAACATATAATGGCATAAAAAAAACAGTGTCAGGAGCTTCTTTCAAGCGCCAGCACTGCATTCTTGTTTTTATAATTTATTTACAGGATATCCCGTATAATTTCTTTATTTTAAAATGGCTTTATTTTAAAATCACATATGGACGATATGGCACAATCCTAACTCAAACCCAAACATATATCTGTACACTGTCTTAATTGTCTTGCAGAAATAAAAGAATACCATTTGGTAGGCCTGAATGCTTATTAATAGTTATATCCCTTAATAGCCATGATCGAAATGCTTCCATTGTCCACCCCGATCTCTTACCAATATCCATTTCCAGTCTGAATAAGTGCTATTGGGAGTCAATGAGCCATCGCCTCCAGAAGAATCAACATCAAACGATGACACAAGAACAATTACCTCATCTGCATTATATTGAGAAGCTAGATATGCAAATTCTTGTTTGTCATCTCCAGCATAGACTATTTCTGTAAGCGTACAGCCCGAAAATTCTGCTTTAAAATATGCGATTACGGTATTGATGGCAGACTCTATGTCATTCTCGGAAAAGATATTTGATTTGACTGATTTTATCTCTACATTTTTTACATTACCACCAAAAACGTTAAGATTACTTTCTATTGTCGTATCTATATAGAAAGTACGAGTTGAACCGTCCCAATCTACATCTGCACCTGTCGCCTCAGCCACGAACCTTGCAGGAACAACAGTTCTGTTGTCGATAACTGTTGCCGGTACATCTAGCATCATGGCTTTATCATTTACTTTTGCTTCCTTATTATCTATTTGTAGTGTGATAACTAAACCATCTTTAGTACCTATAATTGTTCCTGTACTTTCGTCCCATCCAACACCTAGCCCAAGTGCTTCAAAAATTGTTCTTACAGGTAACATCGTTCTTCCATTTATAACTGTAGGCTCTACATCAAACTCAAGTTTTTTTCCACATAATACTATGATGTTAGTATGATTTAGTGGACATCAAAAGTGTGACACAGTAAAATCTTATTGAAAGGATGTGTGTTCACATGACCCACAAATCAGGTAACAGGTACCCAGAAGAATTCAAACAACAAATCGTTGATCTTTATCATGCCGGCACATCAGTTACAAAGCTTGCAAGTGAATATGGCTTAATCGAGCAGACTATTTACAAATGGATTAAACTTTATTCTCCAATTGTCGAGGACGATAATGGAGCCACAGTTTCTATGAAAAAGTATAAAGAACTCCAGAAAAAGATGGCTCAACTTGAAATGGAGAATGAAATATTAAAAAAAGCTACAGCCATATTCGCAAAAAAACTATAGACGAAATTGTTGCCTTCATAAAAGAACATCAAACTCAGTATCCTATCAATGTCATGTGTAAGGTGCTTAAGATTTGTCGCAGCACTTATTACAAACGCTTGCGTTGGGTACCATCCCTACGAGAACTGGACTGTCAGAAACTCGATAAAGAAATCCAAACAATATACTATGATAGTAAAAAACGTTATGGCGCACCTAAAATTCAAAAGGTACTGATTTCTAATGGCAACCGTGTCAGTTTAAAACGTGTACAAAGACACATGACAGTTCTTGGATTGCGTTCTATTGTGGTTAAGAAATACCGTCATTATCCCAGCAACCAGCAAGTTATTGAACGAGAAAATATATTAAAGCAGGACTTTTCAAGCACTGGTATCAATCAAAAGTGGTGTACGGATATCACATATATCCACACATTAAAGGATGGTTGGACTTATTTGGCCTCCGTTATGGACTTCTATAGTAAAAAAATAATTGGTTGGGCATATGGAACTTCTATGACCGCTGAGCTGGCATTGAGAGCAGTTGAAAATGCCTGCATGAATACATCAAAGCCAACAGGAATTATTCTTCACAGTGATCTCGGAACTCAATATACAAGTGATCTGTTTGAAAAGTACCTTCTCAAGCATGGGATTCGGCATTCATTTAGCCGGAAGGGGTGTCCATACGACAATGCCTGTATTGAATCATTTCATTCACTGCTCAAGAAAGAAGAAGTCCATCAAAAAACATATATTGATTCAAAAGATGCATTTACTGCAATCTTTGAATATATAGAATCATGGTATAACCGTAAAAGAATTCACAGCAGTTTAAATTATCAGACACCTGATGCAGTTTATCAGGCTGCCATAGGCATGGTATAAAGTCGCACTTTTGGTGTCCACTTTATTGACATAGGTTCACTACATTAATGGAGTCATCAGCATAGGCAAAACAATTTAAAAGTAACACGAATGTTATAAATAAAAATGTTAGCTTTTTCATTTTCTTTAATCCTCCTCTAATTTTATAACATTAATTAATGTCCCAGCGATACTCTTTTTCCACATATATAATAACAAATTTTGCCTAATATTTCAATAAATGTATGTAGATAGTTTAATCTTAAGTTTTGATAACCAACCGCTTTAACCAATTTAATATGGATATGCTCTTTTGAATCCCCGTTAGCCCTATCTCCTCAACCTGCCCCAAAGTTATCCTGTCAACTCCTCCTACGGCTTCCATCCAAGAAACTCACTCATCCTTATCTCACCAGCAAAAAAATCCGAGAGTCAGGGATGCCCTCCCATCTCTCGGATTTCTCTTGTTTCAAAGTTTTTTCACGCCCCTACTTGTCCACCCTTGTCATTAACGCTATCGTCTCAACGTGGGGTGAGAGTAGCCATCAGCTATAATTTTCCTGCAAATTTTATAGTAACTGCCACGTTTCCAAGGTAGGGTGAAAGGAAAGCCCCTTCCATTTTATATCTCATAAAATCGAAAAGTTATTATATTGCGAGGTGACATCTTAAATTTCTGTGTGTAGAACATCATTTTCTTTTCCATATTATCTACCAAAAAACTCACTCCAATCAATGCGACCTTCAGTCTTATCAGAAGTTTTTTCCTCAATTTGAAATCCTTCAGCCGCCTGCTTATCCAATCGAGAAAAATCCAGCCCCATAGAATCTTCGTTGTTTCGTCTCTGGAATTCTTTGCGAAGCAACTCTCCAATATTACTAAGTTCCTCCTGCGGTAATCTTACTCGTAAACTTGGAGGTAACTGGACAAAAACAGCCAATCTCTGAATTAGAGGCTGCCCAAAAGGATATTCTTCTATTGACAACTGAGAGCATTCAAACTCTAGCTTGTTCGCATATTCTGATACAAAATCGCCCAACAACCCACCATAATTCTTACTATAGATATACTCTATCTCAAAGCAAATATCATTTGATTTTTTTGCGAGCAGGTGCAATACCCGCCACTCTTCATCCATTAGACACAATAATCGATCCCATAGTTGTTTGTCCATTGTAATACCACAAGGAATATTATTTTCAATTTGAATACTCTGTCCATTTTCAACCAAATAGCCAGAGGCTTTTTTTCCGTTACTCCATTTACCGATATACTTACTTCCATCGCTATAGGTAAACTCTCCGTGTCCCGAAAAAACCCCATCAAAACGACTCTCATCCTCACTAAAAAAAACACGTCTAAAATTTTGATCACCTATTTTTTTGATTTTAACCTCCATAGGAAATCCTCTTTTGCAACCAGTTTTTTTTCCTTTACTAAAACCCCCACTATACCAGATTTCACTACCAAGATGTTTATAAATTAAAGTTCCATTTCCATATGGACTTCCTTCCATCCAGTCTCCCTCATAAGATCCACCTTCAGCATAAAGCATGCGCCCAAATCCATCCGGCTTATTATTTCTAAACTTCCCTGCAAAGGCATCCCCGTTGCTATAACGCATATCGCCTGTTAAAGGCTTATTATTCTTGTACCATCCCCGAAACGTGGTACCATCCTCAAAAATTTCTTCACCATATAGTGCTTTCTCACCTTCAATCA is a genomic window containing:
- a CDS encoding recombinase zinc beta ribbon domain-containing protein, with amino-acid sequence MYVLTQANEKYMGDALMQKTYTVDFLTKKKVINKSIEPQYYIEDNHEAIIPKELYHRVQEEKARRGAIYRPASKKADAPSVKGKYSAKYVLSDIMVCAECGQPYRRQVWSKYGVKKAVWRCDNRLKHGSKRCKHSPTLKEDSLHEAIMTAINNVVEDQGEFVQAFRENVIRIIGNYSAQAEPTEYDEQIEQLQQGMMKLIEESAKTECADDTFDKKYRIIADEIKELRKKKTKVLQERHLAEAYEQRLQEMNSYTKKINYLKREFDDDLVRRLLQTIRVISECKIEIQFQSGIVIRQDVLCDD
- a CDS encoding recombinase family protein encodes the protein MKTIAIYLRLSNEDINEGESNSISNQRDLLINYISTNKDLQDYEVLEFIDDGYSGATFDRPALNKLLKLTGKTIDVVMVKDFSRFGRNLIEVGNYIDQVFPFLGVRFIAVNEDYDSKDYKGSTASIDVGLKALIYEMYSRDISQKIRAVQKSKFQKGEYLCTLPLYGYMRSEIEKNKLIPSPETAPIVKRIFELACEGKTPTQIAVIFNTEGVPSPYMYHKEKGTDKMRGWKLSSENTIWTNAIVHRYLSDERYTGKQISRKRTKIDINTKKTMLLPRSEWIICEDAHEPIVSRDVWKQAQLVMKPYRPKPYTIADYNLFKGLLKCEHCGRTLTFFKNIKEPCYRCATRRFVTFCECKDVRINEQQLKDFVLSEMQRKIRLFIFEDIKNGKSDKSSFQVEIECIEKQIRQLDCKKTLLFESLADGKLLKEDFKEKTAELSQKKTDFEHEKTALLQKLNDTYVVKDNAAKHLGKYAGVQELTQQLVAELIQTIKVFPDNSLEIVWNFKDCIKD
- a CDS encoding recombinase family protein, with protein sequence MARVSRKNKAQAILEPIEHVYNTAIYIRLSIEDSGTNSSETIETQQYMVEQFVNAQKDMKLYSLYQDNGFTGTNFQRPAFEQMMDDVRDRKIDCIVVKDLSRFGRNYIETGYYLEKIFPFLNVRFVAITDNYDTLKNSSSDDMVASLKNIVNSLVAKDISHKSATVLHQKQQNGEYIGAFAPYGYMKNPDKKNHLMIDPVTAPIVKEIFKWKIEGIGYILIARKLNEMGIPSPSVYNYQNSRYKAKKIPTGKATMWQGQMVKQIINNFTYTGNVTQGKTVESLCNGLPLTKKDKKQYIVVYGTHEAIIDEATFRRLGNTIDEVAKKRKANSEKYPFTENIFKGKVFCDECGQKMIRYKNAKKSAKTRYVFLCNQYAHNLQLSKCSKKCLGEPELINAILLSLRAQVELTFSLEDKLKKLKSTKKYIAKQKKIKTDLVNTEKLITKNLLLCTALFENYTDGTIQLVEYNRLKSDYLKQAEELEEAKNRLLKAQVLDGKILSPQNEWIKAFRGQKDTTVLSREFIELMIDKIIVSGYNDVEIVWKFADELAILTEFVGGAA
- a CDS encoding recombinase family protein, with amino-acid sequence MDKLNTDTKYRASIYLRLSKEDGDKSESDSIGNQRDLIHHFLKDKPDIEVVSERIDDGYSGVNFDRPAVKKMIEDAENGVINCIVVKDLSRFGRNFVEVGKYIDQVFPALSIRVISINENFDSINGRSQSDNILLPFLSLINDAYLRDISIKVRSQLEIKRKKGDFIGSFAVYGYFKHPENRHKLVIDDYAADIVRDIFKWKIEGQSQQRIADKLNELDILSPMEYKKFCGMEYQTSFQTNAKAKWSAVAIGRILKNEFYVGTLVQGKRTTPNHKVKKTVTKPSDEWIRIENNHEPIITNEEFAIVNELLNSDTRVAPHKTEVYTFSGLLYCADCGNQLVRSSVCRNGKTYFYYMCGKNRITKKCTSHRISDTAITDGILVALRQHIANIVEMERILKYIDTLPYKSTNVKKLNVQIISKEDEVKRYEHLKTALFENLSDSILDKNEYLRLKYVYDEKQQSAELAITNLKQEIDKLIKNRTEETLWIEKFKLYQNIDTIDRKIAVNLINKITVYDDKRLEISFKYQYNFDLALSFIQSMEKEISPRNKVKEAV
- a CDS encoding DUF6870 family protein; its protein translation is MNGIDFEAMKKVDVRTVNRSTLKDINDVVVDIALPKEERLRSFIEQIGNPYCYKCGDLVVKVSFAENTSATLEDRLEHYLSTM
- a CDS encoding RNA polymerase sigma factor, coding for MPFYVTITNLQGEEIKVKVSVEIFELFEEERKEIARLRKEKERHAFDEDVESDIAGYLHSLRTTSLEERAMQRQELKSAVDVIKSCTPVQQRRFYLNRILGYSFTEIAAKEHCSERAVKYSVDTVIKKLEELKNSL
- a CDS encoding copper amine oxidase N-terminal domain-containing protein, translating into MIVLCGKKLEFDVEPTVINGRTMLPVRTIFEALGLGVGWDESTGTIIGTKDGLVITLQIDNKEAKVNDKAMMLDVPATVIDNRTVVPARFVAEATGADVDWDGSTRTFYIDTTIESNLNVFGGNVKNVEIKSVKSNIFSENDIESAINTVIAYFKAEFSGCTLTEIVYAGDDKQEFAYLASQYNADEVIVLVSSFDVDSSGGDGSLTPNSTYSDWKWILVRDRGGQWKHFDHGY
- a CDS encoding IS3 family transposase (programmed frameshift) — translated: MTHKSGNRYPEEFKQQIVDLYHAGTSVTKLASEYGLIEQTIYKWIKLYSPIVEDDNGATVSMKKYKELQKKMAQLEMENEILKKGYSHIRKKTIDEIVAFIKEHQTQYPINVMCKVLKICRSTYYKRLRWVPSLRELDCQKLDKEIQTIYYDSKKRYGAPKIQKVLISNGNRVSLKRVQRHMTVLGLRSIVVKKYRHYPSNQQVIERENILKQDFSSTGINQKWCTDITYIHTLKDGWTYLASVMDFYSKKIIGWAYGTSMTAELALRAVENACMNTSKPTGIILHSDLGTQYTSDLFEKYLLKHGIRHSFSRKGCPYDNACIESFHSLLKKEEVHQKTYIDSKDAFTAIFEYIESWYNRKRIHSSLNYQTPDAVYQAAIGMV
- a CDS encoding toll/interleukin-1 receptor domain-containing protein encodes the protein MNYELFLSYRREDKQVVDFFYNDLSDQKHRVFYDTQSLLSGDFTQEIKTAIQESELVVSILTCQSIKRMVETQNDMVRLELETAREAQKAILFLWLTNNFEQSQLYDQMTVYAEDEFIVWLSRQNIIPFTSKSDSIKKMNDKILETLEFEVRKKFDAIRQISKKEKDTCLKFTINGKQYEYHGTSRYSSWEKNFLPYQEGVLIDAANPFAVKVYEGTWDGSDMFLGEGQVYLEQNDQRKLVYQGSWLKLQYHDNDGKIYNEKGDCIYHGCLIEGEKALYGEEIFEDGTTFRGWYKNNKPLTGDMRYSNGDAFAGKFRNNKPDGFGRMLYAEGGSYEGDWMEGSPYGNGTLIYKHLGSEIWYSGGFSKGKKTGCKRGFPMEVKIKKIGDQNFRRVFFSEDESRFDGVFSGHGEFTYSDGSKYIGKWSNGKKASGYLVENGQSIQIENNIPCGITMDKQLWDRLLCLMDEEWRVLHLLAKKSNDICFEIEYIYSKNYGGLLGDFVSEYANKLEFECSQLSIEEYPFGQPLIQRLAVFVQLPPSLRVRLPQEELSNIGELLRKEFQRRNNEDSMGLDFSRLDKQAAEGFQIEEKTSDKTEGRIDWSEFFGR